From one Melioribacteraceae bacterium genomic stretch:
- a CDS encoding UDP-2,3-diacylglucosamine diphosphatase encodes MNKTYFFISDIHLGLQSPEVEKQKESRLVDFLKFAEENCDELIILGDLFDYWFEYRRVIQKGFFKTLAALENLSQKGIAIHYIIGNHDFLHRDFFEKEIGATLYFDPVELTLNNKRFYLGHGDGLIRNDTGYKILKKLLRNKVLQFLFSLIHPDLGIKLASSTSKKSRDYTATKDYGESDSLFEVAKEKLDDNYDYVMFGHSHRKRFEKYNNGFYVNLGTWLREPCYGKFHNDNFEIIDW; translated from the coding sequence TTGAATAAAACTTACTTTTTTATTTCCGATATACACTTGGGTCTTCAATCTCCGGAGGTTGAAAAACAAAAGGAGAGTAGATTAGTCGATTTTCTAAAGTTTGCTGAGGAAAATTGCGATGAACTTATAATTCTTGGTGATCTGTTTGATTATTGGTTTGAATATAGACGGGTGATACAAAAGGGATTTTTCAAAACATTGGCGGCGTTGGAAAATCTTTCTCAAAAGGGAATTGCAATTCATTATATAATTGGGAACCATGATTTTCTTCATAGAGATTTTTTTGAAAAAGAAATTGGCGCAACTCTTTACTTTGATCCGGTTGAACTGACTCTAAATAATAAAAGATTTTATCTAGGACATGGCGACGGATTAATCAGAAATGATACCGGTTATAAAATTTTAAAGAAACTTTTACGCAATAAGGTTTTACAATTCCTATTCTCTTTAATTCATCCTGATCTTGGAATTAAATTGGCAAGTTCAACAAGTAAGAAATCTCGTGATTACACAGCAACAAAGGATTATGGAGAAAGCGATAGCTTGTTTGAAGTTGCAAAAGAAAAATTAGATGATAACTACGATTATGTAATGTTCGGTCATTCGCACCGTAAAAGATTTGAAAAATATAACAACGGATTTTATGTAAACTTGGGTACTTGGTTAAGAGAACCTTGTTACGGTAAATTTCATAACGATAATTTTGAGATAATTGATTGGTAA
- a CDS encoding PBP1A family penicillin-binding protein has protein sequence MLKSKKKNSSKPNRKKIILSIASGFFVIFLIAAFIFFDYVVSGLPSLEQLENPKPQLASNVYSADGELIGQYFRQNRIEVSIKDIPQDFINALVATEDRKFFDHWGVDLERLFKAMVKTIFLGRREGASTITQQLTKNLYSFWSGTESDFDVIVRKVREWITSVQIESNYTKDEILEMYFNISYFGRGAYGVEMASRTYFGKGMNELTLSEMSVLVAMLKSPVLYDPVKRYNNSIQRRNLVLYNMVQMDLLDETKYQQLKEEPIVITNYETAEGFKSNLAPHFVEHVRRQLSRMADTYGFDLYEDGLTIYTTLDSEMQKIAVKAAQTHLVEYQKLFDQRWNWGRGKNRATINDLLGKAIRNRTDYINAQTQEEKNEIFQNLIKNVAFVDSVQKVWQTIEVGFVAMDVASGEIKAMVGGRDQDFKYGLNHITQIKRQPGSAFKPIIYTVALDNGLYPAYPILNQPFDYEGWEPQNFDKSTSGFVTLREALRKSLNIVSGRLIIEDHVKLWQVGRYADRMGIKSKLDLYPAISLGASEVTPLELTAAFATIANHGIYNEPISILRIEDKDGILIDNFSSEAREAIPEETAYIMTDMMKTVMDAGTGAAVRTRYGFNRPAGGKTGTTQEFADAWFVGFTAQLAAGVWVGFDDRRVTFTGNYGQGSQAALPIWGLFMKEVYDKFDFPVVDFEPPAGGNVTTINFCAESIYELGDPRIYSSDCNSGIYTDIIKLKDIPPMFNAQRDTAIKIFDKYLAPDSNAHEAVEIE, from the coding sequence ATGTTGAAATCAAAAAAGAAAAACAGTTCTAAACCTAATCGGAAAAAAATTATCCTCTCAATTGCCAGTGGATTTTTTGTAATATTCCTAATAGCAGCTTTCATATTCTTTGATTATGTAGTCTCCGGACTTCCTTCGCTCGAACAATTAGAAAATCCTAAACCACAATTAGCCAGTAATGTTTACAGCGCTGATGGTGAATTGATCGGTCAATACTTCAGACAAAATAGGATTGAAGTCAGCATAAAAGATATACCACAAGATTTTATAAATGCACTTGTTGCTACAGAAGATAGAAAGTTTTTCGATCACTGGGGTGTTGATCTTGAAAGATTGTTTAAGGCAATGGTTAAGACAATATTTCTTGGCAGAAGAGAAGGTGCTTCAACAATAACACAACAGTTAACAAAAAATTTATACAGTTTTTGGAGCGGTACAGAATCAGATTTTGATGTAATAGTTCGGAAGGTCAGAGAGTGGATAACTTCTGTTCAGATTGAAAGCAATTATACAAAGGATGAAATACTGGAAATGTATTTCAACATTTCGTATTTCGGTAGGGGAGCATACGGAGTTGAAATGGCTTCGCGTACATACTTTGGTAAAGGCATGAATGAACTTACATTAAGTGAAATGTCAGTCTTGGTTGCAATGTTGAAATCTCCGGTTTTGTATGATCCGGTAAAACGATATAATAATTCAATACAACGCCGAAATCTGGTTCTTTACAATATGGTTCAAATGGACTTGCTTGATGAAACAAAGTATCAACAACTAAAAGAAGAACCGATTGTAATAACAAATTATGAAACCGCAGAAGGATTTAAAAGTAACTTAGCACCACACTTCGTAGAACATGTAAGAAGACAATTATCCAGAATGGCTGATACTTATGGATTTGATTTGTATGAAGATGGATTAACTATTTATACAACCCTTGATTCCGAAATGCAAAAGATTGCGGTAAAAGCCGCACAAACTCATTTAGTTGAATACCAAAAATTATTTGATCAAAGATGGAATTGGGGAAGAGGAAAAAATAGAGCAACTATTAATGATCTGCTTGGTAAAGCAATTAGAAACCGGACTGATTATATAAATGCTCAAACCCAAGAAGAGAAAAATGAAATTTTTCAAAACCTGATTAAAAATGTCGCATTTGTTGATTCAGTTCAAAAAGTCTGGCAAACAATTGAAGTTGGCTTTGTTGCAATGGATGTAGCAAGCGGTGAAATAAAAGCAATGGTTGGGGGACGTGATCAAGATTTCAAATATGGATTAAATCATATTACTCAAATCAAACGACAACCCGGTTCTGCTTTCAAACCGATTATTTACACGGTTGCATTGGATAATGGTCTATACCCGGCTTACCCGATCCTAAATCAACCTTTTGATTATGAAGGGTGGGAACCGCAAAATTTTGATAAAAGTACATCGGGATTTGTTACTCTTCGTGAAGCCCTCAGAAAATCCTTAAATATTGTTTCCGGAAGATTAATAATTGAAGACCACGTAAAACTGTGGCAAGTAGGCAGATATGCCGACAGAATGGGGATCAAAAGTAAATTGGATTTATATCCTGCTATTTCACTCGGTGCTTCTGAAGTCACTCCACTAGAGCTTACTGCAGCATTTGCAACAATAGCCAATCATGGAATTTATAATGAACCGATATCTATTTTGAGAATAGAAGATAAAGATGGTATTCTTATTGATAACTTTTCATCAGAAGCAAGAGAAGCAATTCCTGAGGAAACTGCATATATAATGACAGATATGATGAAAACTGTAATGGATGCCGGAACCGGTGCTGCTGTTAGAACACGATACGGATTTAATAGACCCGCCGGTGGAAAAACCGGTACAACTCAAGAATTTGCCGATGCATGGTTTGTCGGTTTTACTGCTCAATTAGCAGCCGGAGTTTGGGTAGGATTTGATGACAGACGAGTTACGTTTACCGGAAATTACGGGCAAGGTTCGCAAGCCGCTCTTCCTATCTGGGGTTTATTTATGAAGGAAGTATATGACAAATTTGATTTTCCTGTAGTTGATTTTGAACCGCCTGCCGGTGGAAACGTAACAACTATTAATTTTTGTGCTGAATCAATTTACGAACTCGGTGATCCGAGAATTTATTCATCTGATTGTAATTCCGGAATTTATACTGATATCATTAAGTTGAAAGATATTCCCCCAATGTTTAATGCTCAGCGTGATACTGCGATTAAAATATTCGATAAATATTTAGCACCGGATAGTAATGCACACGAAGCAGTTGAAATAGAGTAG